One Thalassotalea hakodatensis DNA segment encodes these proteins:
- a CDS encoding glycosyltransferase yields the protein MANVPQHILMIAFDFPPRGGSGVERTLKFARFLSSFGWKPVVLTVNESTHGDFVDHSNQLENDIIVERTFCLDASRHLAFRGRHFEFSKKPDRYWGWAFTAVPKAMSLIKQYDIKCLWSTYPVMTSHIIGYVLNKLTKLPWIADYRDPLQCYYDELVYNNSKAARFFDKLVVENTTKLVFVTNNALSLYANIYGARVLEKSTVIENGFDSKNLGALSRTLENDKFVLFHGGSLYETGRQPQVLFDALKLLKVKLGKDFDKVKLNLLGAHNQQFNKVRAEQLEISQAVEFKSQQPYQQCLQAMLNADVLVVIQGQVFDNQIPGKIYEYLNTDLPIVVVTPNNSATDVLVKEFPGVLSSEDPTEIAVFLVRAFTEKIRYVRDTEKLERRERTQELAQLLDSCV from the coding sequence ATGGCTAATGTACCTCAACATATATTGATGATTGCGTTTGATTTCCCTCCTAGGGGGGGATCAGGTGTTGAGCGTACGTTGAAATTTGCTCGCTTTCTGTCAAGTTTTGGCTGGAAGCCCGTGGTACTCACCGTGAATGAATCGACCCACGGAGATTTTGTTGATCATAGCAATCAACTTGAAAATGACATTATTGTAGAGAGAACATTTTGTTTAGATGCAAGTAGACATTTGGCGTTTCGTGGACGACATTTTGAGTTTTCAAAAAAACCCGATCGTTATTGGGGCTGGGCTTTTACAGCTGTGCCTAAAGCCATGTCTTTAATCAAGCAATATGACATTAAGTGTTTATGGTCTACTTATCCAGTGATGACTTCACACATCATAGGTTATGTATTAAATAAATTAACGAAATTGCCTTGGATAGCTGATTATCGCGATCCACTTCAATGCTATTACGATGAACTGGTTTACAACAACTCTAAAGCAGCACGATTTTTTGACAAATTAGTGGTTGAGAATACAACTAAGCTTGTTTTTGTTACCAACAATGCATTGTCACTTTATGCCAATATCTATGGGGCAAGGGTATTGGAAAAGAGTACGGTTATCGAAAATGGCTTTGATAGCAAAAACCTAGGAGCGCTTTCAAGAACCTTAGAAAATGACAAATTTGTGCTTTTTCATGGAGGATCTCTGTACGAGACAGGAAGGCAACCTCAGGTGCTATTTGATGCATTGAAATTGCTTAAAGTTAAATTAGGTAAGGATTTTGATAAGGTTAAATTGAATTTACTCGGTGCGCACAATCAGCAGTTTAATAAAGTGCGTGCAGAGCAACTTGAAATTTCACAGGCTGTAGAGTTTAAATCTCAACAGCCGTATCAACAATGTTTGCAGGCAATGCTTAATGCAGATGTTTTGGTGGTGATACAAGGGCAGGTTTTTGATAATCAGATACCCGGGAAAATATATGAGTATCTTAATACCGATTTACCCATAGTGGTTGTTACGCCAAATAACAGCGCAACGGATGTTTTAGTGAAAGAGTTTCCAGGCGTTTTAAGTTCTGAAGACCCAACAGAAATAGCAGTATTTTTAGTAAGAGCTTTCACTGAAAAAATTCGTTATGTGCGTGATACCGAAAAATTAGAGCGCAGAGAAAGAACACAAGAGCTGGCACAGCTACTCGATAGCTGTGTTTGA
- a CDS encoding lipopolysaccharide biosynthesis protein, translated as MSTIKSQVISGVKWSLFAKGASQLFSWISTFFVIRILTPNDFGIIELATAIISLAMALGISGFSDVIVQKKVHDTKLCNQVFTISLLVNLLLFIIIFSSAGAVARWFDAPNLEQVVQLLSVNVLTIAFTVVPSGILKRDMKFKPLSLIQLVMALSNAAISLTFALNGFQYWSIPLGAFFSMIIFAVLINSQVRQKVAITFDFSGFRAYFNFGMFTIINRTLNFIFLKADTFIIGKALGIAPLGTYSVGSQLANLPLEKTAATLNQISYSGYAQIKNEPNSVAYYFVQSNRILSILVFPVFWGMAAVAELIIGILLGEKWLGAVVVFQLLALAMPFRIFQLSTHSAIAGLGNPKFNTKNLFVLCLLIPPSIAVGVNWGIAGAAIAWSIAYLLFFVWMMGRSFGYLNVKVQDFLAAIFKPIISGILMVLCTLQVISFMGDSSLVTLISAIIAGAVTYTVTLLVLDREVIQTIKKLKS; from the coding sequence ATGTCTACTATAAAAAGCCAAGTTATTTCTGGTGTTAAGTGGTCACTTTTTGCTAAAGGTGCATCGCAGTTATTTTCGTGGATTTCGACATTTTTTGTTATCAGGATTTTAACGCCAAATGACTTTGGGATCATCGAGTTAGCAACGGCTATTATCAGTTTAGCCATGGCGCTCGGTATCAGTGGTTTTTCTGATGTTATTGTGCAAAAGAAAGTACATGACACTAAGCTCTGCAACCAAGTGTTTACTATTTCCTTATTGGTAAACCTGTTGTTGTTTATTATCATTTTTAGCAGCGCAGGCGCGGTTGCTCGGTGGTTTGATGCACCAAATCTTGAACAAGTTGTACAACTACTGAGTGTCAATGTATTAACCATTGCATTTACAGTGGTTCCTTCTGGCATCCTGAAACGGGACATGAAATTCAAACCATTATCTTTGATCCAATTAGTGATGGCGCTATCTAATGCCGCGATTAGTTTAACGTTTGCACTTAATGGCTTTCAGTATTGGTCGATACCATTAGGGGCTTTTTTCAGCATGATAATTTTTGCAGTTTTAATTAACTCGCAAGTCAGACAGAAAGTAGCCATCACCTTTGATTTTTCAGGTTTTAGGGCTTATTTCAACTTCGGTATGTTTACCATTATTAATCGAACGTTGAATTTTATCTTTTTAAAAGCAGACACTTTTATTATTGGTAAGGCACTGGGTATTGCTCCACTTGGAACCTATTCCGTTGGTAGCCAGCTTGCTAATTTACCGCTGGAGAAGACCGCAGCGACGTTAAACCAAATTAGCTATTCAGGTTACGCCCAAATAAAAAATGAACCTAACTCGGTTGCTTATTATTTTGTGCAAAGTAACCGAATTTTATCGATATTAGTTTTCCCTGTTTTTTGGGGAATGGCAGCAGTAGCCGAGCTTATCATTGGTATTTTATTGGGTGAAAAGTGGCTTGGAGCAGTAGTTGTCTTTCAGTTGCTTGCGTTAGCTATGCCATTTCGCATTTTCCAACTTTCGACACATTCGGCAATAGCCGGTCTTGGCAATCCGAAATTCAATACAAAGAACCTATTTGTATTATGTTTGCTGATACCACCAAGCATTGCTGTTGGTGTCAACTGGGGAATAGCAGGGGCTGCAATAGCTTGGAGTATTGCTTACTTACTGTTTTTTGTATGGATGATGGGACGAAGCTTTGGTTACCTAAACGTTAAAGTGCAAGACTTTTTAGCGGCTATCTTTAAACCTATTATTTCTGGTATTTTGATGGTGCTCTGCACATTACAAGTTATCTCTTTTATGGGAGATAGTAGTCTAGTAACATTAATTTCTGCCATTATCGCTGGTGCAGTGACTTATACCGTTACGTTATTGGTATTGGATAGAGAAGTAATTCAAACGATCAAAAAACTGAAATCGTGA